In Deltaproteobacteria bacterium, the sequence CTTGACTATCCTTACTGCCTGTGCATAATTCTCTATTGTGGCTCTTTGAGTCATGGGGTATCCTCCTTTTGTTTTGGTATTGGCTTACCATGGAGATACCCCTTTCTTGCTTCTGACACAAGAAATAATACATTACCGAAATGGCAGGTAATGTTTGACACAGCCAACTTTGTAGGCTATACTTTATTTCAGGAGGTCATATGACATTTACAGTTACAATTGCTGAACTCTCTATCTTTCTTGCAGCCATAGCCTTTTTTATACTGGCAATATATCTTATTCCTCTGATTATTCAGCTTCGCAATACTGCAAAAGCGGTTGAAGATTTTTCACAAAAGGGAAAAGAGGCAATGGAAGATATAAACCTGCTGGTCAAGAAGTTGAATGGTCCGGCTGAGGATATAGGCGGTGTAGTAAAAAAGGCTGCGGAGGTAGGGCTTAAGGCAGTGCATCTGACTGATATAGTGGTAAACCAGCTAAAAGGGCCTATAATCACAATCTCAAGCATTATAGCCGGCATTGAGTTTGGTTTAAAACATTTCAAAAAAAAGGAGGGTGATAAAGATGTCAGAGAATAACGGCAACACAATGGGTATGATGTTTGCTTTTCTGGTCGGAGGGCTTATCGGCGCAGGTCTTGCCCTGCTCTATGCCCCGACGTCAGGGGAAGAGACAAGAAGGCGGTTAAGGGAGCAGGCGGCTCAGAAGGGCGATGAATTAAAACAGGGTTATGCGACAGTAATAGATACCGTAGAAGAAGGGGTGGGCAAGGTTAAAGAAATTATTGAAGATAGAAAGAATGAGGTTGCAGCCGCTTACCAGACAGGTAAAGAGGCATATCAGAGAGAAAAGGCAAAATATACAAAGGAGACCGCCTGAATCACAACAACCCCCTTTGATTCCCCCTTAACAAAGGGGGATTAAGGGGGTTGTTCCCGCATCACTTATCCCGAATTATTTATTCTCCCCTTTTAGTAGTTCAATGACGGCTATCGCCCTTTTTCTTTAGCCCTTATCCCTATCTCGGCCATGAGAAGCACCTTATAATGTTCCACCGCATTATTCGGAAGCTTGTCGAGCAGGGCAATTATCTCATCATAAATATGGCTTCTTTTCCCGTATGTTGCAGGAGGTTCAGCAACATAGTTTCGGACACCTTTCTCTTCAAACAACTGTGAGATATGGATGTCCAAGGCCTTCGTAATCTTTGCCAGAGACTTTTTAGTATAACCCCTTTTCCCATTTTCCAGAAAGTTTATATAACCCTGAGTTAAATCACACCTTAAGGCTAACTCTTCCTGTGTAAGTTTTAAACTCTCCCTTATTCGTCTTATGTTATCTCCAACGACATTATTTTTCATTTTAAAATACTATAATAAGCCGTTATAATAAACAAATACTATGAGTCATTTTGAGTTATTTTTAGCTTGACATAAATAACCAGTAGTTATATGTTACTGCCGCTATGACCAAAAAGAGACTTCTTATTGTTGATGATGAGCGAGCTGTAAGATTGCTATTGGCCGAGATATTGTCATGGGCAGACTATGCTGTTGACCTGGCTGAGCATGGGAAACATGCGCTGCAAATGCTTCGCAGGAACAGCTATGACCTGATAATCACGGATGTGAATATGCCGGAAATGGACGGCATAAGTTTTTACCGCGCAATCAAAGAGGATCTGCCTGAGCTAAAGGATAGGGTATTATTCCTGACCGGCAATCCAACGGATGAGACAATATCATTTTTTAAAGAAAATAACTGCAAATACATGACAAAACCATTTAATGGGTTGGATTTGCTGGACCAGATAGAAGGTATAATAAAGAGGGCGGGCAGGAAGTCAAAGATTCACCTTTAATCCGGAGGATACTGTTATCTTTCCATCCGCGCTGATTATTAATCCTTCCACATCAGGCAGTTCCTCAATCAGCTTCATGCCATCTATAGGCCCCATAACAAATACTGCTGTTGATAAGGCGTCTGCAAAGGTCGGGTTTTTCGCCGCTATTGTTACAGCCATAGATTTATCAGCCGGAAAACCTGTGGAGGGGTCCATGATGTGATGATATCTTTTCCCATCCTTTATAAAAAACCTCTCATAATCTCCTGACGAGGCAATTGCGGCATTAGAAATTTTTAGAGTTCCAATCATTTTATCTTTGTTGCGCGGGTCCTGAATACCGATAAGCCGCGGAGAGACATCTGTCTCATTAAATACCACCATATCTCCGCCTGCATGGATAATGCCTTTTTTAACACCGTTTTTATTTAATACAGCTGCTGCCCTGCCGACAATGTACCCTTTCGCAACACCGCCAAGGTTTATCTTCATGCCTTCTTTTGCCAGTTTGACAGCGCTGTGTTCTTTATCAAGAATTATCTGCCTGTAATCTACAAGCTGGAGAATTGTTTTAACCTCTTCTTTGGAAGGCGGACTCATGGCCCCTTTATCGTCTTTGGTAAAATGCCAGGCCTTCCCAAGAGCGCCCATTGTTACATCAAATGCGCCGCTGCTCAAACGAGAAACCTCTAAAGCCGCCTCTATTACCTCAAAAGTTTCAATAGAAACATGCGCTGCCTCTTTTCCCGCAGCCGCATTTATCCTTCCTACATCGCTGTCCTCTTTGTAGTGACTCATTAGACCTTCGAGTCTTTTAATCTCAGCAAATGCAGTCTCTGCCGCCGCATTCAGCCTTGTCTCATCGTCTCCAATAATGCTAATCTCTACAACAGTCCCCATGAGGATCCGGCTATATTTTATCTCAAGGGGCTTTTTGTTATAAACGGATAATGCGATGATTGAAAGGACAAGGATGATTGCCGCAATTGCAACTGTGGTTGGTTTCAAAACTCTTCTTCCTCAGCCTCTGTCTTTTCCAGTATAGCCAGCCCGGGTTCTTCCTCATAACGTCTTTTGGCGCCTTTTTCTTTTTCGTCCTTTAATTTACAGTCTATGCAAACCTTTGTAAACGGCATGGCCATAAGCCTTGCCTCCCCTATCGGCTCGCCGCACTCGTCACAAACCCCGTAAGTTTTATTTTTAACCCTCTCAATGGCCTCTTCCGTCTCAGCCAGTTTTTCTCTGTCCCTGTCGCCAAGCATGAGGGTTAACTCCCTCTCCCCCTCGCTACTTGCAATGTCATAAATATCCCCGATCTCAAATTTGAGAGAATTGCTTTCATTCTTTACCTTTTCAGCCACATCTGCCAGAAGATCCGACTTGACCTTGAGTAGTTTTTTAATCATCACTTTTTTAAAAGAGTCTTTCGACCTGGGTTTCCCAGTTTTTGGGGCAGCCCATGCGCCAAGATTCTTACTCGATTTTTTTACGCCCGCTTTTTGTTTGACTGGTTTAACCTTAGCCTTTTTTATTTTTGCGGGCTGTGCCATGGAAGCCGCTGTCTTTTGTTTTCTTACAGCCTTCTTTGCCTTTGTCTTTAGTTTGTTTTTCTTAGAGTTCGCCATAATGGGTTATGTAATATACACGAAAATTTTTAATTGTCAATTGAAAATTGAAAATTTCCGGGCGAACACATGAGTTAGCCCCTACACAGAAAATAATGCGGGGGTTTACCTCAATAATTGTGTGATTTTCTTTCGGTCAGCTAATTCCCCAAATGGGAAATCTCTCCTGTAAGGCGCCACAGCAATGCTTATATTATCAACCTCTTTCAGCTTTCTTAAAAGGCCTATCACCTCCTGTTCCGGCAACGGCTGCGAGGTGTTCCAGTTAATCGTCTGAAGTTTCATAAGAACCTTTTGCGGCTCGGAAACCTTCCTGACAGCCTCATTTGCCATCTTTTCTATCAGGCCGTGTATTTCATAAGGCTCTTTTTTTAACTCTCCCTGCATCTGCCGGTGATATGCCATTATTGCATAATAATCAAAATCCAGCTTTACAGCCTCGTCAAGACTCTGGGAAAGCCACGCCATCGCATAAGGGGGATTTGAAACGCTTTCATACATCAGATTTATTGCAAATTTTACATCCGGCCTTTTGTTTTTTACAGCAGCCCTAATCCTTTTTGCAACATGGAGCAGCCTTTTATTTTTCCATGCCGCCCATCTCCAGAATTCATCGGTATAGCCGGCAGTATATCCTCCACCGCCGTTTTCCGACACATTGCTGTATAATTCATCTGCTGCAAACCTCCTGCCATTATCCTTTTCAAACATCCTCTCCGCATAAGGCCCAAAGCCCTCGTTATGTTTTAAAACAAGGTCATCCTGAAAGAGCACACCATCAACAGGATATTCTGCAAGGTCGCTAAAGAGCCTTTCCAGATGGTAAACAGCCCTTTCGTTAAAAAGGTCAAGCCCTCTGCATGGGATAATACCTTTTGTATGAAAGTCATACTCCTTGCAATGAAGGTCTTTTCTATCTTCCAATCCATAGTCAGCATATTTTGTCGTCATCCACGCAAACACCTTCAACCCCTTTTTATGCGCCATATCAAGAACAGCGCCTAATATATCCTCAATTACAGGAGACTCTTTGGTTTTAAAATAGACCCCCGACCTATCCTGCGGATGGGTGCCCCGGTTTTTTGGCTTTATAATAAATGGATAAAACCGGTCTCCGTTGTTATGGAAAACCCTCAGGATGATAGTATCTATGCCGGCAGCCTTCAAACTATCTATCTCGCTGTCAACCTCTTTATAATCCTTTCCTTCAAAAAGGGCAACCTGAACAGCCCTGATTGCCCTTTCCTCTTGATGTAAAGACGCAGAAGGAATTTTTATTATCGGAAGTTTCGGGATAGAAAAAAGGGCAGCCTCTTTTAACCTGGTTTTGGCAATCCCCAACTTTAACAATGCTTCTTCTTTAAGTTCATTAGCAGGGAAATTTTTAATGAACTGCTCAAATTGGTTTTTAGCCTCTTTGTACAGGGATGCTTTCAGATACGCATCGCCAATCATATATTGAGCCTGCGGGGTAACGGGGCTTCCGGGAAAATATTCTATCACCCTGCCGAACTCCCTTGCACTAACAGCATAATGTCCCTGCTTATAGAGAAACATGGCGTAATTGAACTGGTCTTTGTCGGTTAGAAAAGGGCGGGATTCTTGGGCGGTAACTACAGGGAACAGGGACCAGGGGTCAGGGATCAGCAGGAAAAAAAACAAAAAAATCCCTTTTATGGCATTAGACCATCCTGACCCCAGACCCCAGACCCCTGGTCCCTGTATTTTAAAATAACACATCCATCATCTCCTTAACCTGGCTGGAATCAGGAATCAACCGTTTTTTGAGGACGGCCTCATAGTGCGTCAATATATCATTCGGGATAAGAAGCATGCGATGTTGAGCAGAAAACTGTCCAATATGTAAAATGGAATGTTATCCAACTGCATAACTATAATCAAAATAGATAGTTGGGTCAACTTGAATTTATATTTTTATTGAACTGCTCGTAAAATTCTGATAAAGTCCAGAAAACTGCTCAATATATTGTTATGCCCATCATGATGAAATATGAAATTTGAATTCTCACCAAAGGGTGTCCGCGCCTCCGATGAAGAAATGTTGGCGGATATAGTCAGCGTTGCGAAGGCGCTCGGCCGGGATACATTGGCCTATAACGAGTATTCTGATGCTGGTAAATATGGAGCAGACACCGTACGCCGTCGCTTTGGCTCTTGGAATAACGCCATAAAACGCGCGGGCTTGAAAATACTCAAGATTCATGGCATCCCCGATGAGCAGCTTTTTGAGAACCTTCAAGAAATCTGGATTCGGCTTGGGCGCCAACCGTCGCGTGATGCGCTGAAACGAAGCAACTCAAAATTTGGAAGCGCTACATACGAGGCTCGGTTTGGCACCTGGAACAAGGCACTGATGGCATTTGTTGCCTGGGCCAATAAGGATGGAGCCAAAATGCCTGCACACCAATCAAGGGATAGAACACCACAAGCCGCTCCTCGTTCTATAAATCTAAGACTCAGGTTCCTCGTCATGAAGCGAGATGACTTTAAATGCCAATCCTGTGGACACAGTCCTGCTACCCATCCAAACACGGTTCTTCATATTGATCATATTCAGCCTTGGTCAAAGGGCGGGAGCACCGATCTGAAAAATCTACAGACGCTTTGCTCTAACTGCAATCTAGGAAAAGGGGACGTTATTTGATGACGCTCCTAGGACATAACCATCGGATAGAGCCGCCGGGCGCTCTGGCGGAAATCTTTATAGCGCCCGCGGCTCATCCCCTGCGTTGGGCGCCAGCGGTAACCACAGGATTCGAAGTTTTGCCAGTGGGAACAAAAAATCCCTTGTCGGAGGTCTGTGCATCCTAGCTAAAGTATTATTTCAGTAAAGCTTGAATCGAAGAATAGGAGAAGCTAATGTTTGGATGGCTGGCAAGCCCCGAGGCGTGGATAGCGTTGGGCACATTAACCGCGCTAGAGATTGTATTGGGTATCGATAACATTATTTTTATCTCGATTCTGGTAGGTCGTCTTCCCCAGAATCAGCGCGCTTTCGCGAGAAAAGCGGGTCTTGGTCTCGCCATGATTACGCGCCTGGCTTTGTTGTTCTCTATTTCCTGGGTGATGGGATTAACCGAACCGTGGTTAACGGTATTGAACCAAGAAATTTCGGGGCGCGATGTCGTGCTGATTGGGGGCGGCCTGTTTCTTCTGGCCAAAGCGACTCATGAAATCCATAACAGCCTGGAAGGGATGGAAGATAGTGGTAACGCGGTTGTTGCCACCAACATGGGAATGGTGCTGACACAGATTGCGATTCTGGATATTGTTTTTTCACTGGATTCGGTGATAACGGCTGTTGGGCTGGTCGAGCATGTTTCCATCATGGCGATAGCCATTATCCTCGCGGTCGTGGTTATGTTGATGGCCGCAAAATCCATAGGGGATTTTGTCGATGAGCATCCTACTATCAAGATACTTGCGCTTTCGTT encodes:
- a CDS encoding response regulator, with translation MTKKRLLIVDDERAVRLLLAEILSWADYAVDLAEHGKHALQMLRRNSYDLIITDVNMPEMDGISFYRAIKEDLPELKDRVLFLTGNPTDETISFFKENNCKYMTKPFNGLDLLDQIEGIIKRAGRKSKIHL
- a CDS encoding FAD:protein FMN transferase; the protein is MKPTTVAIAAIILVLSIIALSVYNKKPLEIKYSRILMGTVVEISIIGDDETRLNAAAETAFAEIKRLEGLMSHYKEDSDVGRINAAAGKEAAHVSIETFEVIEAALEVSRLSSGAFDVTMGALGKAWHFTKDDKGAMSPPSKEEVKTILQLVDYRQIILDKEHSAVKLAKEGMKINLGGVAKGYIVGRAAAVLNKNGVKKGIIHAGGDMVVFNETDVSPRLIGIQDPRNKDKMIGTLKISNAAIASSGDYERFFIKDGKRYHHIMDPSTGFPADKSMAVTIAAKNPTFADALSTAVFVMGPIDGMKLIEELPDVEGLIISADGKITVSSGLKVNL
- a CDS encoding helix-turn-helix transcriptional regulator — translated: MKNNVVGDNIRRIRESLKLTQEELALRCDLTQGYINFLENGKRGYTKKSLAKITKALDIHISQLFEEKGVRNYVAEPPATYGKRSHIYDEIIALLDKLPNNAVEHYKVLLMAEIGIRAKEKGR
- a CDS encoding TraR/DksA family transcriptional regulator, coding for MANSKKNKLKTKAKKAVRKQKTAASMAQPAKIKKAKVKPVKQKAGVKKSSKNLGAWAAPKTGKPRSKDSFKKVMIKKLLKVKSDLLADVAEKVKNESNSLKFEIGDIYDIASSEGERELTLMLGDRDREKLAETEEAIERVKNKTYGVCDECGEPIGEARLMAMPFTKVCIDCKLKDEKEKGAKRRYEEEPGLAILEKTEAEEEEF
- a CDS encoding HNH endonuclease, with product MKFEFSPKGVRASDEEMLADIVSVAKALGRDTLAYNEYSDAGKYGADTVRRRFGSWNNAIKRAGLKILKIHGIPDEQLFENLQEIWIRLGRQPSRDALKRSNSKFGSATYEARFGTWNKALMAFVAWANKDGAKMPAHQSRDRTPQAAPRSINLRLRFLVMKRDDFKCQSCGHSPATHPNTVLHIDHIQPWSKGGSTDLKNLQTLCSNCNLGKGDVI
- a CDS encoding DUF948 domain-containing protein, which translates into the protein MTFTVTIAELSIFLAAIAFFILAIYLIPLIIQLRNTAKAVEDFSQKGKEAMEDINLLVKKLNGPAEDIGGVVKKAAEVGLKAVHLTDIVVNQLKGPIITISSIIAGIEFGLKHFKKKEGDKDVRE
- a CDS encoding poly-beta-1,6-N-acetyl-D-glucosamine N-deacetylase PgaB, coding for MCYFKIQGPGVWGLGSGWSNAIKGIFLFFFLLIPDPWSLFPVVTAQESRPFLTDKDQFNYAMFLYKQGHYAVSAREFGRVIEYFPGSPVTPQAQYMIGDAYLKASLYKEAKNQFEQFIKNFPANELKEEALLKLGIAKTRLKEAALFSIPKLPIIKIPSASLHQEERAIRAVQVALFEGKDYKEVDSEIDSLKAAGIDTIILRVFHNNGDRFYPFIIKPKNRGTHPQDRSGVYFKTKESPVIEDILGAVLDMAHKKGLKVFAWMTTKYADYGLEDRKDLHCKEYDFHTKGIIPCRGLDLFNERAVYHLERLFSDLAEYPVDGVLFQDDLVLKHNEGFGPYAERMFEKDNGRRFAADELYSNVSENGGGGYTAGYTDEFWRWAAWKNKRLLHVAKRIRAAVKNKRPDVKFAINLMYESVSNPPYAMAWLSQSLDEAVKLDFDYYAIMAYHRQMQGELKKEPYEIHGLIEKMANEAVRKVSEPQKVLMKLQTINWNTSQPLPEQEVIGLLRKLKEVDNISIAVAPYRRDFPFGELADRKKITQLLR
- a CDS encoding TerC family protein — encoded protein: MFGWLASPEAWIALGTLTALEIVLGIDNIIFISILVGRLPQNQRAFARKAGLGLAMITRLALLFSISWVMGLTEPWLTVLNQEISGRDVVLIGGGLFLLAKATHEIHNSLEGMEDSGNAVVATNMGMVLTQIAILDIVFSLDSVITAVGLVEHVSIMAIAIILAVVVMLMAAKSIGDFVDEHPTIKILALSFLILVGVTLMVEGFDVHVPKGYIYFAMAFSVAVEMLNIRMRRIRAEPVKLHKQIRDTDGG
- a CDS encoding YtxH domain-containing protein, whose protein sequence is MSENNGNTMGMMFAFLVGGLIGAGLALLYAPTSGEETRRRLREQAAQKGDELKQGYATVIDTVEEGVGKVKEIIEDRKNEVAAAYQTGKEAYQREKAKYTKETA